One genomic window of Gossypium hirsutum isolate 1008001.06 chromosome D11, Gossypium_hirsutum_v2.1, whole genome shotgun sequence includes the following:
- the LOC121223494 gene encoding disease resistance protein RPV1-like, whose amino-acid sequence MLSLPSTSSYISRKKYDVFLSFRGEDTRKNFTDHLYAALKRSGIVTFRDDIKLEAGEEIAPELFKAIQQSWCSVIVFSQTYAFSSWCLEELAEIVKQHNNDGHKVFPIFYDVDPSDLSKQKGKVEEAFARHEERYKEESEKIQRWRNALIQVAAIKGWHLNNR is encoded by the coding sequence ATGTTGTCATTACCTTCAACTTCCTCATACATTTCTAGAAAGAAATATGATGTTTTCTTGAGTTTTAGAGGTGAAGATACTCGCAAAAACTTCACCGATCATCTCTATGCTGCTCTAAAGAGGAGTGGGATAGTCACTTTCAGGGATGATATAAAGCTGGAGGCCGGCGAAGAGATCGCGCCAGAGCTCTTCAAAGCAATTCAGCAATCATGGTGCTCAGTAATCGTTTTTTCACAAACTTATGCCTTTTCAAGTTGGTGCTTGGAGGAGCTTGCTGAGATTGTTAAACAACATAACAACGACGGCCATAAAGTGTTTCCAATTTTTTACGATGTTGATCCATCTGATTTAAGCAAACAAAAAGGGAAAGTGGAAGAAGCCTTTGCCAGACATGAAGAGAGATACAAAGAAGAAAGTGAGAAGATCCAAAGGTGGCGAAATGCTTTAATTCAAGTGGCTGCAATCAAGGGATGGCATTTAAATAACCGgtaa
- the LOC121203528 gene encoding disease resistance-like protein DSC1 — translation MDIRELNKILNLSVDTFLKMKKLRLLKVLCLSNCDDDLKYLSNDLRLLDWTGYPLRNLPSSFQPDNLVALLLPYSHIQQLWKGNRPLFNLKIMNLRGSQNLIKTPDFTTASNLEVLILEGCTKLVDVHPSIGVLRSLKLLNLRDCKSLRTLPTKIGMESLETLILSGCSNLVRFPDVEGKMERLKTLDLSGCYRVENLSENLQQAKFLEELDLSETAITEPPSFIFQFKNLKVLSFNGRKGPSYKLLPNLPSLVKVIQGRRTNPMARMLPLLSGLSSLRELNLRDCNLCEGDIPRDISGLSCLEELDLSGNNFISIPASLTRLSKLKELILSNCNMCTLGEADIRSDLSGLYSLLRLDLSGKNFITIPLALTQLSRLKLLKLSGCKMLKSLPELPTSIRYMIIDDCSSLEVVASPSKVCNLAGGDEISAINCFKLAEKINALTLLKEHIKAVRYPRDCFHSSIVDIMMPGSEIPEWFSQQKSDSSIKIPLPINLRKDSQWIGVACCCIFVDNGASRNKMLYCDGSIFRGRNCRRIFWSLGWVGRSFHKLIMKDHLFLRYFLRDELYPISLEDKYGDCETNNLWTADCLDQTGDELQLCFNSKFEPNDGCVKVKKCGVRIVYEKDLEEMKELQCHTTQSSPNFEHIHQHSAQNHGSVGSTSHMKRKRNISEETEEEEPQPKRMQNFFNFVMGQSREKH, via the exons ATGGATATTAGGGAATTGAACAAGATACTCAATTTGAGTGTGGATACCTTCTTGAAGATGAAAAAATTGAGATTGCTTAAAGTGCTTTGCCTTTCAAATTGTGATGATGAtctcaaatatctttctaatgACCTACGACTTTTAGATTGGACAGGATACCCTTTGAGAAACTTGCCTTCAAGCTTTCAACCGGACAACCTTGTCGCACTTCTTTTACCATATAGTCACATTCAACAACTATGGAAGGGAAATAGA CCCTTGTTTAACTTGAAAATAATGAACCTCAGAGGGTCTCAAAACCTGATCAAGACACCAGACTTCACAACAGCATCAAATCTTGAGGTTTTGATTTTGGAAGGTTGTACCAAATTAGTGGATGTTCATCCATCAATCGGGGTGCTTAGGAGCCTTAaacttttgaatttaagagaTTGCAAAAGTCTTAGGACTCTTCCAACCAAAATTGGAATGGAATCTCTTGAAACATTAATTCTTTCGGGTTGCTCAAATCTTGTAAGGTTTCCGGATGTTGAAGGGAAAATGGAACGCCTAAAAACTCTAGATCTTTCCGGTTGTTATAGAGTGGAAAATTTATCGGAGAATTTGCAGCAAGCAAAGTTTTTGGAAGAGCTCGACTTGAGTGAAACAGCCATAACAGAACCACCATccttcatttttcaatttaaaaatcttaaagttCTGTCTTTCAATGGGCGCAAGGGACCATCATATAAGTTACTACCAAATTTGCCTTCTCTTGTCAAGGTAATCCAAGGAAGAAGGACGAATCCCATGGCTCGGATGTTGCCTTTGTTGTCAGGTTTGAGTTCATTAAGAGAGTTGAATCTAAGGGACTGCAATCTTTGTGAAGGAGATATTCCACGTGATATTTCTGGTCTATCCTGTTTGGAAGAACTTGATCTTAGTGGTAACAATTTCATCAGCATACCTGCATCTCTTACTCGACTCTCCAAGCTTAAAGAGCTTATATTGTCAAATTGCAACATGTGCACTCTTGGTGAAGCAGATATTCGTAGTGATCTTTCTGGTCTATACTCTTTGCTACGTCTTGATCTTAGTGGTAAGAATTTCATCACCATTCCTTTGGCTCTTACTCAACTTTCCAGGCTCAAATTGCTTAAATTGTCAGGTTGCAAGATGCTTAAATCATTGCCTGAGCTACCAACAAGTATAAGATATATGATAATAGATGATTGTTCTTCACTTGAAGTAGTTGCAAGTCCATCAAAAGTATGCAATTTAGCGGGTGGTGATGAAATTAGTGCCATTAACTGCTTCAAATTGGCTGAGAAAATCAATGCATTAACACTGCTGAAAGAACATATTAAG GCGGTTCGATATCCAAGAGATTGTTTTCATAGTAGCATCGTTGATATTATGATGCCCGGAAGTGAAATCCCAGAATGGTTTAGCCAACAAAAAAGTGACTCTTCAATTAAGATACCCCTACCTATCAACCTTCGAAAAGATAGTCAATGGATTGGAGTTGCTTGTTGCTGCATTTTTGTCGATAATGGTGCTTCAAGGAATAAGATGCTTTACTGTGATGGATCTATTTTTCGAGGTAGAAATTGTCGACGAATTTTTTGGAGCCTCGGGTGGGTAGGTCGAAGCTTTCACAAGCTCATAATGAAAGATCACCTTTTTCTTCGTTATTTTCTGCGTGATGAATTATATCCAATTTCCTTGGAGGATAAATATGGTGACTGTGAAACCAATAATTTATGGACAGCAGATTGCTTAGATCAAACAGGCGATGAGCTTCAGTTGTGTTTCAATTCCAAATTTGAACCAAATGACGGTTGTGTTAAGGTGAAGAAGTGTGGTGTTAGAATAGTGTATGAGAAAGATTTGGAAGAAATGAAAGAGTTGCAGTGCCATACCACTCAATCTTCTCCAAATTTTGAACACATCCACCAACACTCTGCTCAAAACCATGGATCAGTAGGTAGCACTTCTCACATGAAACGAAAACGTAATATCTCTGAGGAAACGGAGGAAGAAGAGCCGCAACCAAAACGGATgcaaaattttttcaattttgtaaTGGGCCAATCAAGAGAGAAGCATTAA